The following nucleotide sequence is from Thermodesulfobacteriota bacterium.
TCTTTGTATATTAATGAAGACCTACCAAGTAAAGCTACATACACCGGAAGGAACAGCGCACCTAGAGGTTCGGGAAGATGAATATATTCTGGATGCCGCATACGAGGCGGGTTATGATATTCCCTCTATGTGCCTACAGGGTTTTTGCTTGACCTGCGCGTCGAGGTTGTTGAGGGGTAAGGTGGATCAATCCGAGGCTGTTCGCTTCTACCCCGAGGATGAAAAGGAGGGATACGTCCTTATCTGCAGCGCTAAGCCGCTATCCGACCTCTGCATAAAAACCCACCAAAAAAAGGAGATGCAAAATCATCGTAAAAAGTACGGCCTGCCCTACCCCCATGGCTGAGAATTTCAGCATCTGGTTGTTTTATCAACTAAATGACTCATTTAAAAGGTGACTTTGTTTAAACCTATGAACTTTTCCTAGTCGAGATAAATAGTGAAGCACAGCTATTACTTACGCGCTTAATGAGAGGTTTCGTTCCTAGAAAAATGACTTCATAATTTATTTGGCTCGACACTTTTAGTCAATTCTATTCCTACATTACTACTAAATTGGCATTGTTAGCGTTCATAAACCCTATAACCAGATATTACCTTAAATAATCAAGCCCCATTGTTAAACTTTAATTTTCAACAAGACCAGGGGGCCGTTTATTCTCTTTGCCGGTATTTCTAAGAATCACCCATCCTCCGACCCCAGCGATGAGCGATGCGGTCAGAATTCCTAGTTTAGCTACCGAGAGAATTTCATCGTCCTCAAAGGCCAGACCAGCTATGAAGAGAGACATAGTAAAACCGATTCCGGCCAGCCAACCCACTCCATAGATTTTCAACCAACTAACACCGCTAGGTAAGGTGGCTATGCCTATCCGCACGGCAAACCAGGAAAAGAGCGTAACTCCAACCTGTTTGCCGAGAACCAGCCCAAACAATATGCCCAGTGCTACCGGATTTGTGAACAATGCGGCGAGACCCCCGCCCAAATTAACCCCGGCATTGGCAAGCGCAAAAACGGGCATGACTCCAAATATTACCCATGGATGTAAAGCATGTTCCAATCTTTGTAGTGGCGTTTGAGCTAACTTGCTGGCTGATTCTATAGCCTCCACAACTTCGTGTTGCTGCTTGCTGGTAAGGATGCTCCCGCCTCCACCGACGTCTTTGAATTCATCGAGTAGGTTACGGCCTCTTTCCAGAAATTCCTCTTTACCGATTCTGGCCCTAGCCGGAATGGTCATTGCTGCAAGCACTCCGGCTATGGTCGCGTGTACTCCGGACATGAGGAACGCAAGCCAGAGCCCCCCTATACCCAGGGCAGCGTATACGAGTGGATTGCGAACTCCAGCGCGATTGGTTGCCAGAAGGGCTGCCAAAAAGGCCGCGCCCACAATCAAATTTGACCAGTAGATTTGAGAAGTGTAGAAAAAGGCAATGACCAAAACCGCTCCTATATCATCCACAATAGCAACAGATGTCAGAAATATCTTGAGGGATACCGGCACCCTCTTGCCTAAAATGGCTAACGCCCCCAATGCAAAAGCAATGTCAGTAGCCATCGGGATTCCCCATCCGGAAGCACCGGCCTTTCCTCCATTGAATACAAGATAGATAATAGCTGGCGTAACCATACCGCCAATTGCCGCAGCGATGGGAAGCGCTGCCTGTTTCGGCGAAGATAATTCGCCGACCAGTATCTCACGCTTTATCTCCAGTCCAACGACAAAAAAGAACATAGCCATCAATCCATCGTTGATCCAAAGTATAAGAGGCTTGTCCAAAAGAAAGCCCCCAATCCCCACCTGGAGCTTTGTCTGCCACAGATTGAAATAGCCGTCAGACCAGGGCGAATTAGCCCAGACCAGCGCCACGACGGTGCAGAGGAAAAGTAATATGCCCGCGGATGCTTCAAGCCCGGTAAATTCCTGAAAAGGACGCAGTATCCACTCCATAGATGATTTTTGTGATGTGTCCATTATTTCCTTGCTTTCCTTACTCATAGTTCCTCTCCATCGATTAGGGCAATTCAGGTCAATATTAATTTGTATATTAGAACAAATTGCTTCTACTAAAAAACAACAAAGTTATTGGATTTCTTAAAGCGGGGTATGATTATTATAAATATTATATTGGTAAAAAATAACACTAGTAATGGCAAATAGAGTGTGCATCTAGAAGAAGCACTTGGTTATTTCTCGATTATTTATCATACTTTGAGGACTTCAGAATCTCAACACCTTAGACTTATTATCTATATGAAACCACTACTGTCTAAAATTAATTAGAAACCAAAGGTTCGAACTGGTAAAACGAGGCCTTTAGATAGATAAAAAAGTCCTTTTAAAATCAGGTCACCCCCCTTTATGTTTGCTATGCAAGCGCAATCCTAATCCTAGTTTTTGAAATGCTTTTAACCCTTACTCACCCTTCGTCCTAGTTTATCCTGAGCGAGGCCGAAGGACTCAAGGTGAAGGGCACGGTACTGCTGCGAGTTTTATACCCGCCTTCATGGTGAGCGGAGTCGAACCATGAGCCCTTCGTCAAGACCAGCACAGGCTTCCCCCGAAAGGAGCGAAGGGATAATTGCTTTCAATTGCGAGTTGCTTTGTTTTGGCAGTGAATAAATATCTTATTTTGGACAAGTTGATATGAAACTTATATTAAAGCCCCGAGTAAAGAAAAACAAGTTAAATTCTACGCTGCCAGCTTTTAGCTCATTCTATTCACCGCATTATTTTTATCATTCAATTTTTCCCAAATCAGGCTCACTAAATAAATTAAGGCAAGCGATATTACCGATATGGCAATAAATTCTATCCACGAAAATACGAGGGCTTTCTCTTTAGAGACACCGAAAGAAGAGAGAAGCGCAATCAAGCTAAGGTCCCTCGTCCCCAGCCCCATAGGGGTTACCGGAAGAAACTGAGAAAGAACGCTCACCGCACTGACGCGAATGACATCTATTTTACCTATATCTATCCCCACCGCCTTAGCCGAAGCCAAAACACTAAGGGCGAAGAATAGATACATAAACAGAGAGCTTAAGATTACTTCCCTTAGCGAATCAAAATTCCTTCTCCTCCAGATAATCGTTGCAATTAGAGTTAACCCAATTAAAGAGATAGAGAAATAAAAATATGTATCTCCGTAAATACCGACCACAAGACATATCACACCGAGGTCGAGAAACCTAAGATGTAAAATGGCGGATAATGCTGACTTCAGTGAAAAACCGCTTAGTTTGAAAGCGCCAAGAAGCACCCCCTCCCCGGCCAGATGAATCGTTCCTACAGCCACCAGTCTTGACAAACTGAACACCCGGAGAAGTTTTTCCAGCCGGTAGGCCCCCAGTATATATCTGAATCTTATTGCCTCGAATACTATAAAAGCAGTATTGAACAGTATGGACGGCGCAAGATAGAGAAGGTCTACCTCTTTGAATCTGGCGAAAACCTCTTTCCATGAGACAAAATAGGAAAGGACCAATAAAGCGATTATTCCGGTTACGGGGGAAAGCCGTTTTAAGGTCTCGGTCAAACCTTTTTTATTCTCCATTCCTCCCTTTCAGGCTAATGCAAAATTGGAGAGAAATTTCATCCCTGTTCTGATTTCCACTTGTTACCGACAATGTAACCAAACCTGTGAAATTTGATACTATATCAAGATTAAGAAACCGTTAACCAGTGATGAATAAACGGTTAATAATCACCTCCCCATAGCCATGGCCTCGAGCCTGGCGATTCTCTCCTCAATGGGTGGATGTGTGCTGAAAAGAGAAGCAAGCCCGCCGCCACTAAGCGGATTTACTATGAACATATGGGCGGTGGCATCGGCTGTCTGCTCATTCACCCGGAGGGGAATCCTGCCCGATACCTGGCCGAGCTTCCTGAGAGCATTGGCAAGGTAAAGCGGATTTCCGCAAATCTTGGCCCCGCCCTCGTCTGCAGAATACTCCCGGGCGCGTGAAATAGCCATGCGAATGATCATTGCGGCAAGCGGCGCAACAATCATCATTACCAGAAGCATCAGGACATTGCCCCTGCCTCTATCATCTCTTCCCCCGCCGAATATAGCCGCCCACTGGGCCATGTAGGCAAGATAGCTGATAGCGCCGGCGATTGTAGCAGCAACGGTTCCAATCAGTATGTCTCTATGCTTTATGTGCGCAAGCTCGTGGGCCAGCACACCTCTTAAC
It contains:
- a CDS encoding lysylphosphatidylglycerol synthase domain-containing protein codes for the protein MENKKGLTETLKRLSPVTGIIALLVLSYFVSWKEVFARFKEVDLLYLAPSILFNTAFIVFEAIRFRYILGAYRLEKLLRVFSLSRLVAVGTIHLAGEGVLLGAFKLSGFSLKSALSAILHLRFLDLGVICLVVGIYGDTYFYFSISLIGLTLIATIIWRRRNFDSLREVILSSLFMYLFFALSVLASAKAVGIDIGKIDVIRVSAVSVLSQFLPVTPMGLGTRDLSLIALLSSFGVSKEKALVFSWIEFIAISVISLALIYLVSLIWEKLNDKNNAVNRMS
- the nhaA gene encoding Na+/H+ antiporter NhaA, with the translated sequence MSKESKEIMDTSQKSSMEWILRPFQEFTGLEASAGILLFLCTVVALVWANSPWSDGYFNLWQTKLQVGIGGFLLDKPLILWINDGLMAMFFFVVGLEIKREILVGELSSPKQAALPIAAAIGGMVTPAIIYLVFNGGKAGASGWGIPMATDIAFALGALAILGKRVPVSLKIFLTSVAIVDDIGAVLVIAFFYTSQIYWSNLIVGAAFLAALLATNRAGVRNPLVYAALGIGGLWLAFLMSGVHATIAGVLAAMTIPARARIGKEEFLERGRNLLDEFKDVGGGGSILTSKQQHEVVEAIESASKLAQTPLQRLEHALHPWVIFGVMPVFALANAGVNLGGGLAALFTNPVALGILFGLVLGKQVGVTLFSWFAVRIGIATLPSGVSWLKIYGVGWLAGIGFTMSLFIAGLAFEDDEILSVAKLGILTASLIAGVGGWVILRNTGKENKRPPGLVEN
- a CDS encoding 2Fe-2S iron-sulfur cluster-binding protein, with protein sequence MKTYQVKLHTPEGTAHLEVREDEYILDAAYEAGYDIPSMCLQGFCLTCASRLLRGKVDQSEAVRFYPEDEKEGYVLICSAKPLSDLCIKTHQKKEMQNHRKKYGLPYPHG
- the htpX gene encoding zinc metalloprotease HtpX, whose product is MNTIKTVVLLALLSAILIWAGGAIGGKNGALIALVIAGVMNFISYWWSDKIVLAMYRGVEVKPEDEPRLYGAVQELAQNAGLPMPKVYILPQDAPNAFATGRNPSHAAVAVTQGIMRLLSPEELRGVLAHELAHIKHRDILIGTVAATIAGAISYLAYMAQWAAIFGGGRDDRGRGNVLMLLVMMIVAPLAAMIIRMAISRAREYSADEGGAKICGNPLYLANALRKLGQVSGRIPLRVNEQTADATAHMFIVNPLSGGGLASLFSTHPPIEERIARLEAMAMGR